The proteins below are encoded in one region of Chroicocephalus ridibundus chromosome 9, bChrRid1.1, whole genome shotgun sequence:
- the IDH3A gene encoding isocitrate dehydrogenase [NAD] subunit alpha, mitochondrial: MAAAAWMPAVSRLLGALKNQKQVTRSFSSAVQTVTLIPGDGIGPEISAAVMKIFDAAKAPIQWEERNVTAIQGPGGKWMIPPDAKESMDKNKMGLKGPLKTPIAAGHPSMNLLLRKTFDLYANVRPCVSIEGYKTPYTDVNIVTIRENTEGEYSGIEHVIVEGVVQSIKLITEEASKRIAEFAFEYARNNQRSHVTAVHKANIMRMSDGLFLRKCREAAENCKDIKFNEMYLDTVCLNMVQDPSQFDVLVMPNLYGDILSDLCAGLIGGLGVTPSGNIGANGVAIFESVHGTAPDIAGKDLANPTALLLSAVMMLRHMGLHQHATKIETACFDTIKDGKVLTKDLGGSAKCSEFTEEICRRVRDTG; encoded by the exons ATGGCTGCGGCCGCGTGGATGCCGGCG GTTTCTCGATTGCTAGGTGCTTTGAAAAACCAAAAACAGGTGACCAGAAGTTTTAGTAGTGCT GTACAAACAGTAACTTTAATCCCAGGAGATGGCATAGGACCTGAGATCTCTGCTGCCGTCATGAAGATCTTTGATGCTGCCAAA GCTCCTATTCAGTGGGAAGAGAGGAATGTTACAGCTATCCAAGGACCAGGAGGAAAGTGGATGATACCTCCAGATGCCAAAGAATCCATGGATAAAAACAAAATGGGATTAAAAG ggCCTTTAAAGACCCCAATTGCTGCAGGGCACCCGTCAATGAATCTGCTTCTGCGTAAAACCTTTGACCTTTATGCAAATGTTCGTCCCTGTGTCTCAATTGAAGGGTACAAAACCCCATATACAGATGTGAACATTGTCACGATTCGAGAGAACACAGAAGGCGAATACAGCGGCATTGAGCACGTG ATTGTTGAAGGTGTTGTGCAAAGTATCAAGCTGATCACGGAAGAAGCTAGCAAGCGCATTGCAGAATTTGCTTTTGAGTACGCCAGAAATAATCAGAGAAGCCATGTCACTGCTGTGCACAAGGCAAATATTAT GAGAATGTCCGATGGGCTTTTCTTGAGAAaatgcagggaggcagcagaaaaCTGTAAAGATATTAAATTTAATGAAATGTATCTGGATACTGTGTGTCTGAAT ATGGTTCAGGATCCATCACAATTTGATGTGCTTGTTATGCCAAACTTGTATGGTGACATCCTCAG tgacttgtGTGCTGGACTGATTGGGGGTCTTGGAGTCACACCAAGTGGAAATATTGGTGCTAATGGAGTTGCGATTTTTGAATCG GTTCATGGAACAGCACCAGACATTGCAGGAAAAGACTTGGCAAATCCGACTGCCCTTCTTCTGAGTGCTGTAATGATGTTGCGTCACATGGGACTACACCAGCATGCCACAAAAATTGAGACAGCTTGCTTTGATACAATTAAAGATGGAAAG gtctTGACAAAAGACTTGGGAGGTAGCGCCAAGTGTTCGGAATTCACAGAGGAGATCTGCCGCAGAGTGCGGGATACAGGCTAA